The Solea solea chromosome 15, fSolSol10.1, whole genome shotgun sequence genome segment CAGCCATGCAGGACCCCGAGGGCTTCCTGGGCCATCCTGTGAATGCCTTCAAACTAATGAAGAGACTGAACACAGAGTGGAGTGACCTGGAGAGCCTTGTACTCAGCGATACCACTGATGGTATGGGAAAAGAAAACCTGGTTCATTATTACTCAGTAATGTACTGACACTCATAATTTGGTGTTTTCAAGATGCTTCTTCAAAGCTATAGTGTGCAACGTATATAAACGCAGTTCCGTAACATTGGACCCTGtgacagctgggattggctccagaccatttacataacataacattCAAAATATTGACAAATAAATTCACTCCTTGCTGATGAAGCCCATCAGCTCcccatgactctctctgtgtttcgcagtatagcagtttgtttttgtgtctgtgctgcacacagagtgatgcattTTACGTGATgagtctgacagacagaggcaTAACAGCTCGTAAAGTGGCAAGGTGTGTAGCCCGAGGTTAAAGAATTTCAGAAATCATTTCTCACCTCAGTTCTCTGAAGCTTGAGTGAGGTAACTATAGTTCAGacagcctctctttctctctcttttcccctttGTGCGTATTAAATACACTGAGCAGGAAAATACGTGTCTTCCTCACAGCAGCAATCAGTCTCTGTCACTAATTTGTTTTCCTACTTACTGCAGCTTGTTTTCGAGATTTAGACTCTAGGGCTCCAAAAAACACAAGGACTGTGTCGATAAAGAGCCGATCCACCTTAAATCATTCTTGTCTGTACAGGTCCTTACATTATAACTGCTAAGAAACAGTCAGGAAAATATCTTTAGTGTCTTTAAATCACTACTCTGTTGGTTTTCTGTTAACAATACgaataaaaaaattaactaTATAAGACAAACGAGAACTTAAATCATTAATTTGCATTTATATTCAAAGATCAGAGTCACACTAATCTACTCCCCTGTGGATAGGACATACATAATTTTCTACATGCTTGTTTTACGTGTCCCATACAGGATCATCCCACAACTATTCTTTTTATTCCTGCCCATCTCTTTTTAGGGTTTATTTCCAACCTAACCATCCAGAGACAGCACTTCCCCTCAGACGAGGACCAGACTGGGGCTGCCAAAGCCCTGCTGCGGTTACAAGACACATACAGATTGGATGCCAACACCATATCTACAGGAGACCTGCCTGGTAAGGGCCTTTAATCAGTGCACATTACATCCACACACCTGTTTTCCCTCATTAACGCACGTGAAagtcacttgtttttctttctgtttcaaCACATAATGGTGTTGTTTTATCTGTTGTCGGTGTTTCCATGCTGTATTTTCTGCTTAGCAGGAGTGACACACAAGAGCCAAATGACAGTAGAGGACTGTTACGAACTGGGCAAAATCGCCTACTCTGAGGCTGATTACTACCACACAGAGCTGTGGATGGCTCAGGCCCTGAAGCAGCTCGATCAGGGAGAAGAGTCCACTTTAGATGCGGTGACCGTGCTCGACTACCTCAGCTACGCCATCTACCAGCAGGGGGAGATACAACGAGCCCTGGATTACACCAAGAGGCTGCTTGAACTGGGTGAGTCTCTCTGCACATTATaaagtcctttttttatttttgaaaagtatACTAAGAGGAATGTGAAATGTAATTATAGAGTCATAGGtgacactgctgctgttattgcttACGTTGGTCTCAATTTTGTCCTGAATAGACCCAGAGCACCAGCGGGCCAAGGGCAACCTCAAGTATTTTGAGTTCCAGTTGGAGAAGCAGAAAAaggctgaggaggaagaagctgaaaagcagaaggagagagggaaaagagagacgagtgaaaagaagaaaaagcccAAAAAGCCTTCCTTCAGTTTGATTCCAGAGAGGAAGAAGTATGAGATGCTTTGTCGTGGGGAGGGCAACAAAttggtgagggagagaaaagaataATACCCCAGAAACACAATTTACAACTTACAAACCACatctcacatttaaaaaaatcttcatATCCTACTTTCCCATTCTCTCAATCAGACCCCCCGAAGGCAGAGCCGACTGTTTTGTCGCTACTATGACAACAATCATAGCCCCGCTCTGGTGTTGGCACCTGTGAAACAGCAAGATGAGTGGGACCGCCCGTACATTGTCCGCTACCTTGACATCATTTCAGAGGATGAAATGAAGAGGGTCAAGCAGCTTGCAAAGCCAAGAGTAAGTTGATAATACGCTGCACATGCAAAGCGAGATTGTACGCCGCAGTAAATTATGTTCTAGTGAGTTGAATGTGAGACACTTGTTATTTTTAATGGAGTTAAGTCTGTTGAAGGCTAGGCTGAGATCAAAGCTGCGAGGCTGGTTGATGTGGTAGTTAgacaagcacacagacacacatacatctTTGTATGTAtgcgtgtgactgtgtgtgggtAAATCGTGTGCCTGGCTTCACAGCTGCGCAGGGCCACCATCTCCAACCCCATCACAGGAGTGCTGGAGACAGCTCCGTACCGGATCAGCAAAAGGTAAGGCAGAGCCAGGAGCCAGcgaggagagagcagagagggagaaagtgaggggcttctccttcttttctctcaGCGACTGATTCcatttttcctcttcattcCTGTCCGTCCATTACACCGTCCATAATCTCTGCCGTTCAAAAACTGAGAGGCTCTTGAGCTGAAGCACAGGATCCACCTGAGAATGACCAAAGCTTTATGCAGcagacagaaacatttaaagCCAATTTCTTGCTTTATGGAGCAGTAAAACATACTCGAGACACATTTTCTCATGATGTTTTCACAAGGGATTATGTATTTGGAAGAGAATAGttatgtttttgctgctgttctcGAGGAATTTGTGTGGATATGTTTCCGCTcaggagtcttttaaaaagtcaaCACAAGAGGATGGAGGAGAGGTgaaatgtgttgcttttttcTCTAGTTGATATTAACATAGCTGCCTTTTGGGAGCCATGAGGTGCATCAGAGGCACTTAATAATTCTAAATTCATAATCATAATTTGTTATGGTTAAATCTAAATTTGGTTTCCAGCATTGCCTCATGGAACATTGTCTTGGCCACTCTGAAGAATAACATTGACAACTAGTGACCATATCTgcctctcttttctccctctcctccctgtcCTATCCTCCTGTGTGAATCACATtctattctcctttttttttttcttcctttcttttatttccttcttttcctcaaCCTCCATGTCCTTGTCCTGCGGGAACTACTGTAGTTAAGGCGAGCCACGGTGCATGACCCCCTAACTGGGAAACTCACTACAGCCCAGTACAGAGTCTCCAAGAGGTAAGGGGCACAGGTCACCTGGAGGCTTACaacacctccccctcctcctgcgCATTCAATTTCCTCTTCAACCCCGTTCAGACCTAATGTTAACATCCATCCGGAGTGATCTGATCTCATGCGGACAGTCGTAGTCCAGGACTGAGCACACACAACCCATCCTGAATGTGATCTTGGAATCCGATCAGGTGGTTTGAGGACGcatgtggccacattcctgAACATGCATGAACACAAAGCTGTCCTTTGTACTCATTAGAGActggacagatgttaataccggGTCTGAACAGGGCCTTTATCTCTGGGCCTTCGTTGAGGCACCAACAGTGAAAATGTTACACCCTGACAGCTTGTGTCTGGTGTAGCTGCTGTTTTCTTAATCTTTTCACCCTGTCAAGTGACTTGAGACATTTTCACTGAGGTgcatagcttttttttttttagccccaGCCAGTCTTCCACATTTGAGATCCAGAAGAGTGAATCTCAATTCCACGtttacaatttcacaatttctcAGGAATTAATTCTCTTGAGTGCTCGTCACAGCTGTTGTGGTTCTGCTATGCTTCTTCATCTTCCATACCAgcaagaacccccccccccaaaaaaatttaaataaacatctgtCTGGATGCACTTACTCAAATAAACCAGCCAATGTAATGCAAATATACTTAAATCGTGACAGTAAAACGTTCGCATTGCTCATCGCTGGTTAAACTCGCATCACACCCTAAAAATAGCAGGTTTGGTAGCCCACCCAAAACCCCTAAGTTTCTTTGGTTTTACTGGTCTTGGTAATAAATGGGTCTCGATGTAACGTGGGCAAAAGGGTGTGGTTTTCCCTtagatgttttgtatgtgtaCGTGCGAGCCAGCATGTATCTGCGAATTCAGTGATTATGTCATGATAGATTTAACAGAGTAATTAACGAGAGACACAAGGA includes the following:
- the p4ha1b gene encoding prolyl 4-hydroxylase subunit alpha-1b isoform X4 encodes the protein MELLCWCTLLLSYVQFLSAHNDFFTSIGQMTDLLYTEKDLVTSLKDYIKAEENKLEQVKRWADKLDSLTSTAMQDPEGFLGHPVNAFKLMKRLNTEWSDLESLVLSDTTDGFISNLTIQRQHFPSDEDQTGAAKALLRLQDTYRLDANTISTGDLPGVTHKSQMTVEDCYELGKIAYSEADYYHTELWMAQALKQLDQGEESTLDAVTVLDYLSYAIYQQGEIQRALDYTKRLLELDPEHQRAKGNLKYFEFQLEKQKKAEEEEAEKQKERGKRETSEKKKKPKKPSFSLIPERKKYEMLCRGEGNKLTPRRQSRLFCRYYDNNHSPALVLAPVKQQDEWDRPYIVRYLDIISEDEMKRVKQLAKPRLRRATVHDPLTGKLTTAQYRVSKSAWLTGDDDPMIDVINQRIEDVTGLEMDTAEELQVANYGVGGQYEPHFDFGRKDEPDAFKELGTGNRIATWLFYMSDVPAGGATVFPDVGAAVWPQKGTAVFWYNLFASGEGDYSTRHAACPVLVGNKWVSNKWIHERGQEWRRPCSLNETD
- the p4ha1b gene encoding prolyl 4-hydroxylase subunit alpha-1b isoform X2; this translates as MELLCWCTLLLSYVQFLSAHNDFFTSIGQMTDLLYTEKDLVTSLKDYIKAEENKLEQVKRWADKLDSLTSTAMQDPEGFLGHPVNAFKLMKRLNTEWSDLESLVLSDTTDGFISNLTIQRQHFPSDEDQTGAAKALLRLQDTYRLDANTISTGDLPAGVTHKSQMTVEDCYELGKIAYSEADYYHTELWMAQALKQLDQGEESTLDAVTVLDYLSYAIYQQGEIQRALDYTKRLLELDPEHQRAKGNLKYFEFQLEKQKKAEEEEAEKQKERGKRETSEKKKKPKKPSFSLIPERKKYEMLCRGEGNKLTPRRQSRLFCRYYDNNHSPALVLAPVKQQDEWDRPYIVRYLDIISEDEMKRVKQLAKPRLRRATVHDPLTGKLTTAQYRVSKSAWLTGDDDPMIDVINQRIEDVTGLEMDTAEELQVANYGVGGQYEPHFDFGRKDEPDAFKELGTGNRIATWLFYMSDVPAGGATVFPDVGAAVWPQKGTAVFWYNLFASGEGDYSTRHAACPVLVGNKWVSNKWIHERGQEWRRPCSLNETD
- the p4ha1b gene encoding prolyl 4-hydroxylase subunit alpha-1b isoform X3, which encodes MELLCWCTLLLSYVQFLSAHNDFFTSIGQMTDLLYTEKDLVTSLKDYIKAEENKLEQVKRWADKLDSLTSTAMQDPEGFLGHPVNAFKLMKRLNTEWSDLESLVLSDTTDGFISNLTIQRQHFPSDEDQTGAAKALLRLQDTYRLDANTISTGDLPGVTHKSQMTVEDCYELGKIAYSEADYYHTELWMAQALKQLDQGEESTLDAVTVLDYLSYAIYQQGEIQRALDYTKRLLELDPEHQRAKGNLKYFEFQLEKQKKAEEEEAEKQKERGKRETSEKKKKPKKPSFSLIPERKKYEMLCRGEGNKLTPRRQSRLFCRYYDNNHSPALVLAPVKQQDEWDRPYIVRYLDIISEDEMKRVKQLAKPRLRRATISNPITGVLETAPYRISKSAWLTGDDDPMIDVINQRIEDVTGLEMDTAEELQVANYGVGGQYEPHFDFGRKDEPDAFKELGTGNRIATWLFYMSDVPAGGATVFPDVGAAVWPQKGTAVFWYNLFASGEGDYSTRHAACPVLVGNKWVSNKWIHERGQEWRRPCSLNETD
- the p4ha1b gene encoding prolyl 4-hydroxylase subunit alpha-1b isoform X1 codes for the protein MELLCWCTLLLSYVQFLSAHNDFFTSIGQMTDLLYTEKDLVTSLKDYIKAEENKLEQVKRWADKLDSLTSTAMQDPEGFLGHPVNAFKLMKRLNTEWSDLESLVLSDTTDGFISNLTIQRQHFPSDEDQTGAAKALLRLQDTYRLDANTISTGDLPAGVTHKSQMTVEDCYELGKIAYSEADYYHTELWMAQALKQLDQGEESTLDAVTVLDYLSYAIYQQGEIQRALDYTKRLLELDPEHQRAKGNLKYFEFQLEKQKKAEEEEAEKQKERGKRETSEKKKKPKKPSFSLIPERKKYEMLCRGEGNKLTPRRQSRLFCRYYDNNHSPALVLAPVKQQDEWDRPYIVRYLDIISEDEMKRVKQLAKPRLRRATISNPITGVLETAPYRISKSAWLTGDDDPMIDVINQRIEDVTGLEMDTAEELQVANYGVGGQYEPHFDFGRKDEPDAFKELGTGNRIATWLFYMSDVPAGGATVFPDVGAAVWPQKGTAVFWYNLFASGEGDYSTRHAACPVLVGNKWVSNKWIHERGQEWRRPCSLNETD